Proteins encoded by one window of Dryocola sp. LX212:
- a CDS encoding endonuclease/exonuclease/phosphatase family protein: MRKNTYAMRYVAGQPAERILPPGSFASIGQALPPGEPLPSTEGVLRVLVWNIFKQQRAEWLSVLQNFGKDAHLVLLQEAQTTPELVRFATTNYLAADQVPAFVLPQHPSGVMTLSAAHPVYCCPLREREPILRLSKSALVTVYPLPDGRLLMVVNIHAVNFSLGVDVYSKQLGPIGDQIGHHNGPVIMAGDFNAWSRPRMNALYRFAREMTLREVRFTDDHRRKAFGRPLDFVFYRGFNVAEASVLVTRASDHNPLLVEFRPGKPELK; encoded by the coding sequence GTGCGCAAAAATACCTATGCCATGCGATATGTCGCCGGTCAGCCAGCAGAACGAATTCTGCCGCCTGGCTCGTTTGCGAGCATAGGTCAGGCTTTGCCACCTGGTGAGCCACTACCTTCAACGGAAGGCGTGTTACGCGTTCTGGTCTGGAATATCTTCAAGCAGCAGCGAGCCGAATGGCTTTCGGTGCTGCAAAACTTTGGCAAAGACGCGCATCTTGTCCTGCTGCAGGAAGCGCAGACCACGCCGGAGCTGGTAAGATTCGCAACCACTAACTATCTGGCAGCCGACCAGGTGCCCGCTTTCGTTCTGCCACAGCATCCTTCTGGGGTTATGACACTCTCTGCCGCGCATCCAGTATATTGTTGCCCGTTACGCGAGCGCGAACCTATTCTTCGCCTCTCTAAATCTGCCCTGGTGACGGTCTATCCCCTGCCGGATGGGCGTTTGCTGATGGTTGTAAATATTCATGCTGTGAATTTCAGCCTGGGCGTGGATGTTTACAGCAAGCAGCTTGGGCCGATTGGCGATCAGATTGGTCATCACAACGGCCCGGTGATCATGGCCGGTGATTTCAATGCCTGGAGCCGCCCGCGCATGAACGCGTTGTATCGCTTCGCAAGGGAAATGACCCTGCGCGAGGTGCGTTTTACGGACGATCACCGGCGTAAGGCTTTTGGCCGCCCGCTGGATTTTGTGTTTTATCGCGGATTTAACGTTGCAGAAGCCTCTGTGCTGGTTACGCGTGCTTCCGACCACAACCCTCTACTAGTTGAATTTCGTCCCGGCAAACCTGAGCTGAAGTAA
- a CDS encoding class I SAM-dependent methyltransferase → MATQSHHDNVDRQFGSQASAYLTSAVHASGRDLERLSERLTAFPHAKLLDMGCGAGHASFTAAAKVKEVVAYDLSEGMLTVVNDAAQTRGITNISTQQGYAEILPFEDSTFDVVISRYSAHHWHDVGKALREVKRVLKPGGTAIFMDVMSPGHPVLDIWLQTVEALRDTSHVYNYSSGEWLSLFNEAGLSTQNLLCDRLNLEFSSWIARMRTPQVLADAIRAYQKSASDEVQRYFELQEDGSFVSDIVMLEAKKV, encoded by the coding sequence ATGGCAACACAATCCCACCACGACAACGTTGATCGACAGTTTGGTTCTCAGGCCAGCGCCTATCTAACGAGCGCCGTACACGCCTCCGGGCGCGATTTAGAGCGCCTCAGCGAGCGCCTGACGGCATTTCCTCATGCGAAGCTGCTGGATATGGGCTGTGGGGCAGGGCACGCCAGTTTTACCGCCGCCGCGAAGGTGAAGGAAGTGGTGGCTTACGATCTTTCCGAAGGGATGCTGACGGTGGTGAACGATGCGGCGCAGACGCGTGGCATTACCAATATCTCCACCCAACAGGGCTACGCTGAAATCCTGCCGTTTGAGGATAGTACCTTTGACGTGGTGATCAGCCGCTACTCAGCTCACCATTGGCACGACGTGGGTAAAGCGCTGCGTGAGGTTAAGCGTGTGCTTAAACCCGGCGGTACGGCGATCTTTATGGATGTGATGTCCCCCGGCCACCCGGTGCTGGATATATGGCTGCAAACGGTAGAAGCATTGCGCGATACTTCGCACGTTTATAACTATTCCAGCGGTGAATGGCTGAGCTTGTTTAACGAGGCCGGCCTGAGCACGCAAAACCTACTGTGCGATCGACTGAACCTGGAATTTTCGAGCTGGATCGCGAGAATGAGAACCCCGCAGGTGCTGGCCGACGCAATCCGTGCCTATCAAAAAAGCGCCTCTGATGAAGTTCAGCGCTATTTTGAGCTTCAGGAGGACGGATCTTTTGTGAGTGATATAGTCATGCTGGAAGCAAAGAAGGTCTAA
- the mltD gene encoding murein transglycosylase D: protein MKAKAILLATVLLVGCQASRHDANIQQHAQSLSAAGQGEAGKYTGRANSTRWMDDGTFLAQDQNLWDFIGDEQKMGIPENSRIREQKQNYLRNKSYLHDVTLRAEPYMYWIAGQVKKRNMPMELVLLPIVESAFDPHATSGANAAGIWQIIPSTGRNYGLKQTKAYDARRDVVASTTAALNMMQRLNKMFDGDWLLTVAAYNSGEGRVMNAIKANKARGKPTDFWSLSLPRETKVYVPKMLALSEILKNNQKYGVRLPTTDESRALARVEVSNPVQLKQVAEMAGISLTTLKAFNAGVKTSTVGKNQRYVMVPKKHADQLKASLASGEIAAVQPTLVADNRMNAGSNKSYKVRSGDTLSSIASRLGVSTKDLKSWNGIRGANIKVGQTLSVKNGSQRLADNDSITYKVRKGDSLSSIAKRHGVNIKDVLRWNDDTDNLKPGDQLTLFVSNNATPDT from the coding sequence ATGAAGGCAAAAGCGATATTACTCGCCACTGTCCTGCTTGTGGGGTGCCAGGCGTCAAGGCATGACGCCAACATCCAACAGCATGCACAGAGTCTGTCTGCAGCTGGTCAAGGTGAAGCAGGAAAGTACACTGGTCGGGCGAACTCGACGCGATGGATGGACGATGGGACATTCCTCGCGCAAGATCAGAACCTGTGGGACTTCATCGGCGACGAGCAAAAGATGGGGATACCGGAAAACAGCCGGATCCGCGAACAGAAACAGAATTACCTGAGAAATAAGAGCTATCTCCACGATGTAACATTACGGGCAGAGCCGTATATGTACTGGATTGCCGGGCAAGTTAAGAAACGTAACATGCCGATGGAACTGGTACTGCTACCCATAGTGGAGAGCGCTTTTGACCCCCACGCGACGTCTGGCGCAAATGCCGCAGGCATTTGGCAGATTATTCCAAGTACGGGGCGCAATTATGGTCTGAAGCAGACCAAAGCGTACGATGCACGCCGTGACGTAGTGGCTTCCACCACTGCTGCGCTGAATATGATGCAGCGTCTGAACAAAATGTTTGATGGTGACTGGTTACTCACCGTAGCGGCGTACAATAGCGGTGAAGGCCGCGTGATGAACGCAATCAAAGCGAACAAGGCCCGTGGGAAACCAACGGACTTCTGGTCACTTTCGCTGCCGCGTGAAACCAAAGTCTACGTCCCTAAAATGCTGGCCCTGAGCGAAATTCTCAAGAATAACCAGAAGTATGGGGTACGTTTACCAACAACAGACGAAAGCCGTGCACTGGCTCGGGTTGAGGTGAGTAATCCGGTACAGCTGAAGCAAGTCGCCGAAATGGCCGGTATTTCACTCACGACGCTGAAAGCGTTCAACGCCGGGGTAAAAACCTCAACCGTTGGCAAAAATCAGCGTTATGTGATGGTGCCAAAGAAGCATGCGGATCAACTTAAAGCTTCTCTGGCTTCCGGTGAGATTGCCGCCGTCCAGCCGACGCTGGTCGCCGACAATCGCATGAATGCAGGAAGCAACAAATCTTACAAAGTGCGCTCAGGGGATACGCTGTCGAGCATCGCTTCACGCTTAGGCGTCAGCACGAAAGATTTGAAAAGCTGGAACGGTATCCGGGGTGCGAACATTAAAGTTGGCCAAACGCTGAGCGTCAAAAATGGCAGCCAGCGTTTAGCTGATAATGACAGCATTACTTATAAAGTGCGTAAGGGTGATTCCCTGTCGAGTATTGCGAAGCGTCACGGTGTGAACATCAAAGATGTTCTGCGCTGGAACGATGATACCGACAACCTGAAGCCTGGCGACCAGCTAACGCTGTTTGTCAGCAACAATGCGACACCTGATACCTGA
- the gloB gene encoding hydroxyacylglutathione hydrolase — protein sequence MNLNSIPAFQDNYIWVLNNEAGKCIIVDPGEAAPVLNAMAKNNWQPEAILLTHHHHDHVGGVKELLQTFPGLVVYGPEETQNKGTNRVVREGDKVNILEYEFSVIATPGHTLGHLCYFSFPYLFCGDTMFSGGCGRLFEGTPEQMHQSFHKLNKLPAETLICCAHEYTESNIKFALSILPEDQVLIRYYRKVKELRAKNQATLPTTLQIEREINLFLRTEDNDLKGVIKTETNLQQPEQIFAWLRAKKDSF from the coding sequence ATGAATCTTAACAGTATTCCCGCGTTCCAGGACAACTACATCTGGGTTCTGAACAACGAGGCGGGTAAATGCATTATCGTCGATCCCGGTGAAGCCGCACCTGTGTTAAACGCGATGGCGAAAAACAACTGGCAGCCAGAAGCCATTTTGCTTACGCACCATCATCACGACCATGTTGGCGGCGTAAAAGAACTGCTGCAAACCTTTCCAGGCCTTGTGGTTTACGGGCCTGAAGAGACACAAAATAAGGGAACGAACCGGGTAGTACGGGAGGGAGATAAGGTCAATATTTTAGAGTATGAATTTAGTGTTATTGCTACACCCGGTCACACTTTGGGCCATTTGTGCTATTTCAGTTTTCCTTATCTTTTCTGCGGCGACACGATGTTTTCAGGCGGCTGTGGACGGCTTTTTGAAGGCACGCCAGAGCAGATGCACCAATCTTTTCATAAGCTTAATAAACTACCGGCAGAAACGTTAATTTGTTGTGCACACGAGTACACCGAATCAAACATCAAGTTTGCCTTAAGTATTTTACCCGAGGACCAGGTATTAATCCGATATTATCGAAAAGTGAAAGAGTTACGCGCAAAAAACCAAGCTACATTGCCGACCACGCTGCAAATCGAGCGCGAAATTAATCTTTTTCTCAGAACGGAAGATAATGATTTAAAAGGAGTAATTAAAACAGAAACAAACTTGCAACAACCAGAGCAGATATTCGCATGGTTAAGGGCAAAGAAAGATAGCTTCTGA
- a CDS encoding class I SAM-dependent methyltransferase, which yields MKPARIPENFTSPHHWGQLPWGEFYRDGLEKQLQPWLAKMFGFHLLKIGNLSAEIDTSGCAISHQVNVAQQGALLQVKAEPLHLPFASKSVDACLLAHTLPWCQDPHGLLREADRVLIDDGWLIISSFNPVSVLGAGKAIPFLRKRSPYNSRMFTPMRQFDWLSLLNFEVMHQRSFQVLPWHKQGGKMLSTHLPALGCMHVIVARKRTLPLTLNPMKNRKAKAQIRSAVGATRQYRTAAKPLHPADSQHPQELD from the coding sequence ATGAAACCGGCAAGGATACCTGAAAATTTCACTTCACCGCATCACTGGGGCCAGTTGCCCTGGGGGGAATTCTACCGGGACGGACTTGAAAAGCAGCTGCAGCCCTGGCTTGCAAAAATGTTTGGTTTTCACCTACTCAAGATAGGCAATCTCAGCGCGGAAATCGACACCAGCGGCTGCGCCATTTCCCATCAGGTAAACGTTGCCCAACAGGGAGCACTCTTGCAGGTTAAAGCCGAACCGCTGCATTTGCCCTTCGCGTCGAAATCGGTGGACGCATGCCTGCTGGCCCACACGCTGCCATGGTGCCAGGATCCGCACGGCTTACTGCGCGAGGCGGACAGGGTGCTGATTGATGACGGCTGGCTAATCATCAGCAGTTTTAACCCCGTCAGCGTGCTGGGCGCGGGCAAAGCGATTCCGTTTCTGCGCAAGCGTAGCCCCTACAACAGCCGCATGTTTACGCCAATGCGCCAGTTTGACTGGCTTTCCCTGCTGAATTTTGAAGTGATGCACCAGCGTAGCTTTCAGGTTCTGCCGTGGCACAAGCAGGGCGGGAAAATGCTCAGCACGCATCTGCCCGCATTAGGCTGTATGCATGTCATTGTGGCGCGTAAGCGAACGCTACCGCTTACGTTAAACCCGATGAAAAACCGTAAAGCTAAGGCGCAAATACGTTCAGCGGTAGGCGCCACAAGACAGTACAGGACGGCGGCTAAGCCTTTGCATCCGGCAGATAGCCAACATCCTCAAGAGTTGGATTAG
- the rnhA gene encoding ribonuclease HI gives MRKQVEIFTDGSCLGNPGPGGYGAILRYKQHEKIFSVGYRLTTNNRMEMMAAIVALEALIEPCDIVLSTDSQYVRQGITQWIHNWKKRGWKTADKKPVKNVDLWQRLDAALGKHTISWEWVKGHAGHPENERCDELAREAASNPTLEDVGYLPDAKA, from the coding sequence ATGCGGAAACAGGTAGAAATTTTCACCGACGGGTCCTGCCTCGGCAACCCGGGACCGGGTGGATACGGTGCCATTTTACGGTACAAGCAGCATGAAAAGATTTTTAGCGTTGGCTATCGCTTAACCACCAATAACCGGATGGAGATGATGGCGGCCATTGTCGCGCTGGAGGCGTTAATCGAGCCTTGCGATATCGTACTAAGTACCGACAGCCAGTATGTGCGCCAGGGGATCACCCAATGGATCCACAACTGGAAGAAGCGCGGCTGGAAAACAGCTGATAAAAAGCCGGTGAAGAACGTCGATCTATGGCAGCGTCTGGACGCTGCGCTGGGCAAACATACCATTAGCTGGGAGTGGGTTAAAGGCCACGCAGGTCACCCGGAGAACGAACGCTGCGACGAGCTGGCCCGCGAAGCGGCCTCTAATCCAACTCTTGAGGATGTTGGCTATCTGCCGGATGCAAAGGCTTAG
- the dnaQ gene encoding DNA polymerase III subunit epsilon produces the protein MSTAITRQIVLDTETTGMNQIGAHYEGHRIIEIGAVEVINRRLTGNNFHVYLKPDRLVDPEAFGVHGIADEFLADKPTFDQVADSFLDYIRGAELVIHNASFDIGFMDYEFSKLKRDIPKTGTFCKVTDSLALARKMFPGKRNSLDALCSRYEIDNSKRTLHGALLDAQILSDVYLMMTGGQTSLKFSMEGDIKQKEGGNGIQRVVRGAAGLRVIQASDEEVAAHESRLDLVMKKGGSCLWRAES, from the coding sequence ATGAGCACAGCAATTACACGACAGATCGTCCTTGATACAGAAACCACCGGTATGAACCAGATCGGTGCTCACTACGAAGGGCATCGCATTATTGAGATTGGTGCGGTGGAGGTGATTAACCGCCGCCTGACCGGCAATAACTTCCACGTGTACCTGAAGCCTGACCGGCTGGTGGACCCGGAAGCGTTTGGCGTGCACGGCATCGCCGACGAGTTTCTCGCGGACAAGCCGACGTTCGATCAGGTCGCGGATTCGTTTCTGGACTACATCCGTGGCGCCGAGCTCGTTATTCATAACGCCTCGTTCGATATCGGCTTTATGGATTATGAATTCAGCAAGCTGAAGCGCGATATCCCGAAAACCGGCACCTTCTGCAAAGTCACCGACAGCCTGGCGCTGGCGCGTAAAATGTTCCCCGGCAAGCGCAACAGCCTCGACGCGCTCTGCTCCCGCTATGAAATAGACAACAGTAAACGAACGCTGCACGGCGCACTGCTCGATGCCCAGATCCTTTCCGACGTCTATCTGATGATGACCGGCGGCCAGACGTCGCTGAAGTTTTCCATGGAAGGGGATATTAAGCAGAAAGAAGGTGGCAATGGCATTCAGCGCGTGGTGCGCGGTGCGGCAGGTTTACGGGTGATTCAGGCCAGTGACGAAGAAGTGGCGGCCCATGAATCGCGTCTGGATCTGGTGATGAAAAAAGGTGGCAGCTGCCTGTGGCGCGCTGAAAGCTGA